From a region of the Narcine bancroftii isolate sNarBan1 chromosome 5, sNarBan1.hap1, whole genome shotgun sequence genome:
- the LOC138765473 gene encoding probable G-protein coupled receptor 139 — MAMADLLVVVFDVILYHMNELYFPTTFLFITQVCAFQATLIYATTDISVWLTLAFTCDRYVMICCHKLRTRFCSCKAARNVIAIVFPLFFCKNIPWFFLFEPAHTVGNTDWFCVFGSQPWTHPGWISFTWIHRVFTPLLPMFLISLLNALTVAHIVAATRARKVLRGSKNFADQDDSEVKSRRKSIVLLFAVSGNFILLWMTYLIFFLWMQISQRFVIRSLKGPMFIADQSSYMLLILSCVTNTCIYAVTQSKFRKELINMMKYPVKVLLKCDNGGK, encoded by the coding sequence ATGGCAATGGCGGATCTATTGGTCGTTGTCTTTGACGTGATACTGTATCATATGAACGAGTTATATTTTCCTACAACGTTCCTCTTCATAACCCAGGTGTGCGCTTTCCAGGCTACACTTATTTACGCCACCACCGATATTTCCGTGTGGTTGACTCTCGCATTTACATGTGACCGATATGTGATGATCTGTTGCCATAAGCTGAGGACGAGGTTTTGCTCCTGTAAAGCAGCCCGCAATGTGATAGCAATAGTGTTCCCGCTGTTCTTCTGTAAAAACATCCCTTGGTTCTTTCTATTTGAACCCGCACATACAGTGGGTAACACAGATTGGTTCTGTGTATTCGGAAGTCAGCCTTGGACCCATCCTGGATGGATATCATTCACGTGGATTCATCGAGTGTTCACTCCTCTACTCCCAATGTTCCTGATATCACTGCTTAATGCTCTGACGGTCGCGCATATTGTTGCAGCCACGAGAGCCCGCAAGGTTCTGAGAGGCAGCAAGAATTTTGCGGATCAGGATGATTCCGAGGTGAAGAGCCGAAGGAAGTCCATTGTGTTACTCTTCGCAGTATCAGGAAACTTCATATTGCTTTGGATGacctatttaatatttttcctgtggatgCAAATTTCACAGCGGTTTGTCATTAGAAGTCTGAAGGGCCCGATGTTTATCGCGGACCAAAGCAGTTACATGCTCTTGATTCTGAGTTGCGTCACAAACACTTGCATTTATGCAGTGACTCAGTCTAAATTCAGGAAGGAGCTGATCAACATGATGAAATATCCAGTTAAAGTCCTATTGAAATGTGATAATGGAGGAAAATAA